One Pseudomonas fluorescens genomic region harbors:
- a CDS encoding ABC transporter ATP-binding protein, giving the protein MSVMQTPEGRIDIRQLSIVLGQGREAFEAVQGLDCQIEPGQFVCILGPSGCGKSTLLGALAGHLQARNGSLKVDGCEVSGPSPQRGMVFQHHTLFPWRTVRDNVAFGLKMRGISKPERHRAADEILQLVGLEDFAERWPDQLSGGMQQRVEIARVLVNRPRLLLMDEPFGALDALTRLNMQELLLDIWTRIRTTVVFVTHDIDEALFLADRLLVMSARPGRIIEDLRLEFPRPRTSELVTSPEFASLKRHCLDLLRHDTDRPLPRLNPLGLPPENPLPRFAL; this is encoded by the coding sequence ATGAGCGTGATGCAAACCCCGGAAGGGCGGATCGACATCCGCCAACTGTCGATTGTCCTCGGCCAGGGTCGGGAAGCCTTTGAAGCGGTGCAGGGCCTCGATTGCCAGATCGAACCCGGCCAGTTCGTGTGCATTCTCGGCCCGTCCGGGTGCGGCAAATCGACCTTGCTCGGCGCCCTGGCCGGGCACTTGCAAGCCCGCAACGGCAGCCTGAAAGTCGATGGCTGCGAAGTCTCAGGGCCGTCACCGCAACGCGGCATGGTCTTCCAGCATCACACGCTGTTTCCGTGGCGCACGGTGCGCGACAACGTTGCCTTCGGCCTGAAGATGCGCGGCATCAGCAAGCCTGAGCGCCATCGCGCCGCCGATGAAATCCTGCAACTGGTCGGCCTCGAAGACTTTGCCGAGCGCTGGCCCGATCAACTCTCCGGCGGCATGCAGCAACGGGTGGAAATTGCCCGCGTGCTGGTCAATCGCCCGCGTCTGTTGTTGATGGATGAACCGTTCGGCGCGCTGGATGCGCTGACCCGATTGAACATGCAGGAATTGCTGCTGGATATCTGGACGCGGATCCGAACCACGGTGGTGTTCGTCACCCATGACATCGACGAGGCGCTGTTTCTCGCTGACCGCTTGCTGGTCATGAGCGCGCGGCCCGGGCGCATCATTGAAGACTTGCGTCTGGAATTTCCCCGCCCGCGCACCAGCGAACTGGTGACCAGCCCCGAGTTCGCCAGCCTCAAGCGGCACTGCCTCGACCTGCTGCGCCACGATACTGACCGACCGCTGCCGCGCCTTAATCCGCTTGGCCTGCCTCCCGAAAACCCTTTGCCGCGATTTGCCCTATGA
- the imuA gene encoding translesion DNA synthesis-associated protein ImuA: MGAVVALDMLFNGGQVWKGRPAPPAASPQPTGHAALDAALPSGGWPEAALSEILLAGPGVGELQLVWPTLARLAAAGERIVLVAPPFVPYPQAWENAGVDLRQLSVIQASERDALWAAEQCLRSGSCGAVLCWPHKADDRALRRLQVAAETGQTLAFAWRPLSEAVNPSPAALRIAIDAKPAQLRVLKCRGGLARTAPIAFAVGH, encoded by the coding sequence ATGGGTGCCGTTGTCGCGCTGGACATGCTGTTCAATGGCGGCCAGGTCTGGAAAGGCCGGCCTGCGCCACCGGCTGCCAGTCCGCAACCGACCGGTCACGCCGCGCTGGACGCGGCGCTGCCCAGTGGTGGCTGGCCGGAAGCGGCATTGAGCGAAATCCTTCTGGCCGGTCCCGGTGTGGGCGAGTTGCAATTGGTCTGGCCGACGCTGGCGCGCCTGGCGGCGGCAGGCGAGCGTATCGTGCTGGTGGCGCCGCCCTTCGTGCCGTACCCGCAGGCGTGGGAAAACGCCGGGGTCGATCTGCGTCAGTTGTCAGTGATCCAGGCCAGTGAACGTGATGCCTTGTGGGCGGCGGAACAATGCTTGCGTTCGGGCAGTTGCGGCGCGGTGCTGTGCTGGCCGCACAAGGCCGACGACCGCGCGCTGCGGCGTTTGCAGGTGGCAGCGGAAACCGGCCAGACACTGGCGTTTGCCTGGCGACCCCTGAGTGAAGCGGTCAATCCGTCTCCGGCAGCGCTGCGCATTGCCATCGACGCCAAGCCTGCGCAATTGCGCGTGCTCAAGTGCCGTGGCGGATTGGCGCGTACGGCGCCGATTGCCTTTGCCGTGGGACATTGA
- a CDS encoding DUF971 domain-containing protein, with translation MNPLSVGNSQSARTLRLGWPDGSESVLDHAELRRQCPCSQCRAFRLRGVTPLVDERVRLIELNPQGYGVQLVFSDGHQRGIYPWEYLAQLDPVGADE, from the coding sequence ATGAATCCGCTGTCGGTCGGTAATTCGCAGAGTGCGCGCACCCTACGCCTGGGTTGGCCGGACGGCAGCGAGTCGGTGCTCGACCACGCCGAACTGCGCCGGCAATGCCCGTGTTCCCAATGCCGCGCGTTTCGCCTGCGCGGCGTTACGCCGCTGGTTGATGAGCGCGTGCGCCTGATCGAACTCAATCCGCAGGGCTACGGCGTGCAACTGGTTTTCAGCGACGGCCACCAACGCGGCATCTACCCCTGGGAGTATCTGGCGCAACTGGATCCTGTAGGAGCTGACGAGTGA
- a CDS encoding GntR family transcriptional regulator → MTDNVLSLSSVPLHTQLRDVLRARILDGEYPQDSQMPSESELGALFKVSRITVRQALGDLQKEGLIFKIHGKGTFVAKPKTFQNVSSLQGLAESMTGRGYEVINRLRSFKFIAADKRVAERLQVAEGEIVAQIKRVRLINREPISLEITYLPKAVGERLEKADLVTRDIFLILENDCGIALGHADLAIDAVLADSDLTQALNVEAGSPIMRIERLTHDAQGQPLDFEHLYYRGDAFQYRLRIDRQKGEQA, encoded by the coding sequence ATGACCGATAACGTTCTCTCCTTATCAAGTGTCCCGCTGCACACCCAACTGCGCGACGTCCTCCGTGCGCGCATTCTTGATGGCGAATATCCACAAGACAGCCAGATGCCCTCCGAAAGCGAACTCGGTGCGCTGTTCAAAGTCAGCCGCATTACCGTGCGCCAGGCTTTGGGCGATCTGCAAAAGGAAGGGCTGATCTTCAAGATCCACGGCAAAGGCACCTTCGTCGCCAAACCGAAGACCTTTCAGAACGTCAGCAGCCTGCAAGGCCTCGCCGAATCCATGACCGGGCGAGGCTACGAAGTGATCAATCGCTTGCGCAGTTTCAAATTCATCGCCGCGGACAAGCGTGTCGCCGAGCGTTTGCAAGTAGCCGAAGGCGAGATCGTTGCGCAGATCAAACGCGTACGCCTGATCAACCGTGAGCCGATCTCGCTGGAAATTACCTACCTGCCCAAAGCCGTCGGCGAGCGCCTGGAAAAAGCCGATCTGGTCACCCGCGACATCTTCCTGATTCTCGAAAACGACTGCGGCATCGCCTTGGGTCACGCCGATCTGGCCATCGACGCGGTGCTCGCCGACAGCGATCTGACCCAGGCGCTGAACGTCGAGGCCGGCTCGCCGATCATGCGCATCGAGCGCCTCACCCATGATGCGCAGGGCCAGCCGCTGGACTTCGAACATCTTTACTACCGTGGCGATGCGTTCCAGTACCGCCTGCGGATCGACCGGCAAAAAGGGGAGCAGGCATGA
- a CDS encoding HEAT repeat domain-containing protein encodes MTTIFAVTDNDDILALQPRLTADDAGVRRIALIDLADLEEPDGLLWLVDRLRQDPAEDVRAEAARLLEAWEEPAVVQALCEALTDPSPAVQVGAAQSLSLLKSEAAGQVILPWTEHADVSVRIAAFRALRELRFAEAAPAAIAALHDADANVRREAVGVLGWLKQLDALPALALLASDDPDTEVRRAATGALGLASGAEVLPALRQALQDSAWQVREEAATTLGKVGHADAGPALVEALSDDYWQVRLRATRSLGRLRFAPALDALIDTLGHRISNLRKEAALALGELNDRGAVAALQAAQDDGDPEVRKAVRIALSQLQ; translated from the coding sequence ATGACGACTATTTTTGCTGTGACCGATAACGATGACATTCTCGCCCTGCAACCGCGCCTGACCGCCGACGATGCCGGCGTGCGACGGATTGCCCTGATTGACCTGGCAGACCTCGAAGAACCGGACGGGTTGCTGTGGCTGGTCGATCGTCTGCGCCAGGATCCGGCAGAAGACGTTCGCGCCGAAGCTGCGCGCTTGCTCGAGGCCTGGGAAGAGCCCGCTGTCGTACAAGCCTTGTGCGAAGCGCTCACGGACCCGTCGCCGGCGGTGCAAGTCGGCGCAGCCCAAAGCCTCAGCCTGCTCAAGAGCGAAGCGGCGGGCCAGGTGATTCTGCCGTGGACCGAGCATGCCGATGTCAGCGTGCGCATCGCCGCATTTCGCGCGTTGCGAGAGTTGCGTTTCGCCGAAGCCGCGCCGGCGGCCATCGCCGCGTTGCACGATGCGGATGCCAACGTGCGCCGTGAAGCGGTTGGCGTGCTTGGCTGGCTCAAACAACTCGACGCGCTGCCTGCCTTGGCGCTACTGGCCAGCGACGATCCGGATACCGAAGTGCGCCGTGCCGCCACGGGCGCGCTGGGTCTGGCAAGCGGTGCCGAGGTGCTGCCAGCGCTGCGCCAAGCGTTGCAGGACAGCGCCTGGCAAGTACGCGAAGAAGCCGCGACCACCCTGGGAAAAGTCGGCCACGCCGATGCCGGCCCGGCCTTGGTCGAAGCGTTGAGCGATGATTATTGGCAAGTGCGTCTGCGCGCCACCCGCAGCCTCGGTCGCCTGCGTTTCGCCCCGGCCCTCGACGCGCTGATCGACACCCTCGGCCACCGCATCAGCAACCTGCGCAAGGAGGCCGCGCTGGCCTTGGGTGAACTGAATGATCGCGGCGCCGTGGCCGCTTTGCAGGCAGCGCAGGACGACGGCGACCCGGAAGTGCGCAAAGCCGTGCGCATTGCCTTGAGTCAGTTGCAATGA
- the lexA gene encoding transcriptional repressor LexA — protein MYSMTNLTPRRTAILTFIRDRIAEHGQSPSLAEISEAFGFASRSVARKHVLALTEAGFIEVNPHQARGIRLLGQAPRPELLDIPVLGRVAAGAPIGADADIHSRLLLDPALFSRPPDYMLRVQGDSMIEDGILDGDLVGVRRNPEALNGQIVVARLDGEVTIKRFERVGEQVRLLPRNPAYRPIVVRDDQDLAIEGVFCGLVRQG, from the coding sequence ATGTACTCCATGACGAATCTGACTCCCCGCCGTACTGCCATTCTGACTTTTATCCGCGATCGAATCGCCGAACACGGTCAGTCCCCAAGCCTCGCTGAAATCAGCGAGGCTTTTGGTTTTGCCTCGCGCAGCGTGGCGCGCAAGCATGTGCTTGCGCTCACCGAAGCCGGTTTTATCGAGGTCAATCCGCATCAGGCTCGAGGCATTCGCCTGCTTGGGCAAGCGCCGCGTCCTGAGCTGCTCGACATCCCCGTGCTCGGTCGCGTCGCTGCCGGTGCCCCGATCGGCGCCGATGCCGACATCCATAGCCGCTTGCTGCTCGACCCGGCGCTGTTTTCCCGCCCACCGGATTACATGCTGCGGGTGCAAGGCGATTCGATGATCGAGGACGGCATTCTCGATGGCGATCTGGTCGGTGTGCGGCGCAATCCCGAAGCGCTCAATGGCCAGATCGTCGTGGCGCGGCTCGACGGTGAAGTCACCATCAAACGTTTCGAGCGGGTGGGCGAACAAGTGCGACTGCTGCCGCGCAACCCGGCGTACCGGCCGATTGTCGTGCGCGACGATCAGGATCTGGCCATCGAAGGGGTGTTCTGCGGACTGGTGAGGCAAGGCTGA
- a CDS encoding ABC transporter permease: MKTPIRWTSRAASLLFCLLFWQLAASHHWNLGLVTFANVPTPLAVIEAALGLGDSGKLWQHLSSSLGRVFAGYLAALVIGIALGLSIGRSKWAEDLLLPPLEVLRPIPAVAWIPLAILMFPSSELSMVFITFTGALFPILLNTVHGVEGVDPRLIASAKSLGAGRRAILVEVILPGAAPSIITGLAIGMGTSWFCLVTAEMISGQFGIGYYTWESYTIQNYADIVVGMLLIGLLGMGSSWLIKRLGGLFTPWHRPRGKA, translated from the coding sequence ATGAAAACACCCATCCGCTGGACATCAAGAGCCGCCTCACTGCTGTTCTGCCTGCTCTTCTGGCAACTCGCCGCCAGCCACCACTGGAACCTCGGCCTGGTCACCTTCGCCAACGTGCCAACCCCATTGGCCGTGATCGAAGCCGCCCTGGGCCTGGGCGACTCCGGCAAACTCTGGCAGCACCTGAGCAGCAGCCTGGGCCGGGTTTTTGCCGGTTACCTCGCCGCGCTGGTCATTGGCATCGCCCTGGGCCTGTCCATCGGCCGCTCGAAGTGGGCCGAAGACTTGCTGCTGCCGCCGTTGGAAGTGCTGCGGCCGATTCCCGCCGTGGCGTGGATTCCGCTGGCAATCCTGATGTTCCCGTCCTCGGAATTGTCGATGGTGTTCATCACCTTTACCGGCGCGCTGTTCCCGATTCTGCTCAACACCGTGCACGGTGTCGAAGGCGTCGACCCACGGCTGATCGCCTCGGCGAAAAGCCTCGGAGCCGGGCGCCGGGCGATTCTCGTGGAAGTGATCCTGCCGGGCGCCGCGCCGAGCATCATCACTGGCCTGGCGATCGGCATGGGCACTTCCTGGTTCTGCCTGGTGACGGCGGAAATGATCTCCGGCCAGTTCGGCATCGGTTACTACACCTGGGAGTCCTACACCATTCAGAACTACGCCGACATTGTCGTCGGCATGCTCCTGATCGGCCTGTTGGGCATGGGCAGCAGTTGGCTGATCAAACGCCTGGGCGGGCTGTTCACGCCTTGGCATCGACCGCGAGGAAAAGCCTGA
- a CDS encoding 4Fe-4S dicluster domain-containing protein → MAYQAQEIFFRSNAPVTVDEDKCIAEKGCTVCVDVCPMDLLAINPATQKAYMAFDECWYCMPCEKDCPTGAVKVDIPYLLR, encoded by the coding sequence ATGGCTTATCAAGCTCAGGAAATCTTTTTCCGCTCCAACGCCCCGGTCACCGTCGACGAGGACAAATGCATCGCCGAAAAGGGCTGCACCGTGTGCGTCGACGTCTGCCCGATGGACCTGCTGGCGATCAACCCGGCCACGCAAAAGGCCTACATGGCGTTCGACGAATGCTGGTACTGCATGCCGTGCGAGAAGGATTGCCCGACGGGGGCGGTCAAAGTCGATATTCCCTATTTGTTACGTTGA
- a CDS encoding Y-family DNA polymerase — protein MRWVCILFPQLALDAVLRQRPDPDEPLVLLSGPAQRRVLQAVNPAARKLGLRAGQSMTAAQAMSKGFATADYEAAEVEHWQQFLAAWAYGFSAQVSVHYPRAVVFEIESSLGLFGSWAQFEARLRKELNELGFRHRIVAAPNPVAARVLANAYDGLVVPDGEALQHHLGQLPVDRVGLDPEVATALSRMGLRNLSQVQSLPRQALARRFEAQMLKHLDTLFGARPLALEFYLPPDRFDVRIELNFDVQSHQALLFPLRRLTGDLSAFLCGRDSGVQRFDLHLEHAGLPDTVIKVGLLSAERDPAMLFELARGRLEQVQVEAPVRGFRLRAEDLPSFVPQFQELFDDRPQQTLPWEQLRERLRARLGDEAVQGLRFQADHRPEYAWQHAVDTQRCAALPRVHRPGWLLAEPQSVPQGSARILMGPERIESGWWDGADVRRDYYLIQNRAGQQGWAYRAVGEDGPLWLQGWFA, from the coding sequence ATGCGCTGGGTCTGCATTCTTTTTCCGCAGTTGGCTCTGGACGCGGTGTTGCGACAACGCCCCGATCCTGACGAACCGTTGGTTCTGCTCAGTGGCCCGGCCCAGCGCCGGGTGCTGCAAGCGGTCAATCCGGCGGCGCGCAAGCTCGGTTTGCGCGCCGGTCAGTCGATGACAGCTGCACAGGCCATGAGCAAAGGTTTTGCTACCGCCGATTACGAGGCTGCCGAGGTCGAGCACTGGCAGCAGTTTCTCGCTGCGTGGGCTTACGGTTTCAGCGCCCAGGTCAGCGTGCATTATCCGCGCGCCGTGGTTTTCGAGATCGAGTCGAGTCTGGGCCTGTTCGGTTCGTGGGCGCAGTTCGAAGCACGCTTGCGCAAGGAACTGAATGAGTTGGGTTTTCGGCATCGCATCGTTGCCGCGCCCAACCCGGTGGCGGCGCGGGTGCTGGCCAATGCTTACGACGGTCTGGTGGTGCCGGACGGCGAAGCCTTGCAGCATCACCTCGGGCAGTTGCCGGTCGACCGCGTCGGCCTGGATCCGGAGGTGGCCACGGCACTGTCTCGTATGGGGCTGCGCAACCTCAGTCAGGTGCAGAGTCTGCCGCGCCAAGCGCTGGCCCGACGTTTCGAGGCACAGATGCTCAAACACCTCGACACCTTGTTCGGCGCGCGGCCACTGGCGCTGGAATTTTACCTGCCGCCGGATCGTTTCGATGTACGCATCGAACTCAACTTCGATGTGCAGTCCCATCAGGCCTTGCTCTTCCCGTTACGCCGCTTGACTGGCGATCTGTCGGCGTTCCTGTGCGGGCGCGACAGCGGTGTGCAGCGTTTCGATCTGCATCTGGAACACGCCGGGCTGCCGGATACAGTAATCAAGGTTGGCCTGCTCAGCGCCGAACGCGATCCGGCAATGCTCTTCGAACTGGCGCGCGGGCGTCTGGAACAAGTGCAGGTCGAGGCGCCGGTGCGCGGCTTTCGTCTGCGCGCCGAGGATCTGCCGAGTTTCGTCCCGCAGTTTCAAGAACTGTTCGATGACCGTCCGCAGCAAACCTTGCCGTGGGAACAATTGCGCGAACGCTTGCGTGCGCGACTCGGTGACGAGGCGGTGCAAGGGTTGCGGTTTCAGGCCGATCATCGGCCGGAATACGCCTGGCAACATGCCGTCGACACTCAGCGGTGCGCCGCTTTGCCGCGTGTTCATCGTCCGGGCTGGCTGCTCGCCGAGCCACAAAGTGTGCCGCAAGGTTCGGCACGGATTCTCATGGGCCCGGAGCGCATTGAATCCGGCTGGTGGGACGGCGCCGATGTGCGCCGCGACTATTACCTGATCCAGAATCGTGCCGGTCAGCAAGGCTGGGCTTATCGCGCGGTTGGTGAGGATGGCCCGTTGTGGCTGCAGGGCTGGTTTGCATGA
- a CDS encoding ABC transporter substrate-binding protein — protein MLRAAIASLVLASFTLSASAETIRIAIGTQDTTINCAAGGLLIRELGLLDKYLPHDGAYKDAKYDVQWKNFTSGAPLTNEMVAGKLDFGAMADFPGAFNGVAFETAGKHSLFISVLSGSIKGSGNGIVVPSASSVQSLSELKGKTISVPFASTAHGMLLRAVTEQGWDPLKDVNIIAQPPEVAGSALQAGKIDAHADFVPFAELFPSRGFARKIYDGAQANAPTFHGALVDQAYAQKYPEVVVAYLRASIEANQLLAAEPEKYSELIAKVTGVDAEVNYLFHGPLGVQTRDLSWKPEYRQAVGTAIDTLKLLKKADRGLDLQHFIDDQYIRAAFKASNLDYTAQLANYAQTPLLGVDAATGKAITDFSHVAEIWVRGEEKVRRYGSAESAFSALAALKQEGKNIRAVYAQASDSGIKLLAEQAWFASDAKGRLSAFLLKGQAQQYATAQGGKVFDFTDATTQAVAAR, from the coding sequence ATGTTGCGTGCAGCAATCGCCAGTCTGGTACTGGCTTCGTTCACCTTGTCGGCCTCGGCTGAAACCATCCGCATTGCCATCGGCACCCAGGACACCACCATCAATTGCGCCGCTGGCGGGTTGTTGATCCGCGAGCTTGGTCTGCTCGACAAATACCTGCCCCATGACGGCGCCTACAAAGACGCCAAGTACGACGTGCAGTGGAAGAACTTCACCAGTGGCGCGCCGCTGACCAACGAGATGGTCGCGGGCAAACTCGATTTCGGCGCCATGGCCGACTTCCCCGGTGCGTTCAATGGCGTGGCGTTTGAAACTGCGGGTAAGCACAGCCTGTTCATCAGCGTGTTATCGGGAAGCATCAAGGGCAGCGGCAATGGCATCGTCGTGCCGAGCGCCTCAAGCGTGCAGTCGCTCAGCGAGCTCAAGGGCAAGACCATTTCCGTGCCGTTCGCTTCCACCGCCCACGGCATGTTGTTGCGCGCAGTGACCGAGCAGGGCTGGGATCCGCTCAAGGACGTCAACATCATCGCCCAGCCGCCGGAGGTCGCAGGGTCGGCATTGCAGGCCGGCAAGATCGACGCTCACGCCGATTTCGTGCCGTTCGCCGAGCTGTTTCCGAGCCGTGGTTTCGCCCGCAAGATCTACGACGGCGCCCAAGCCAATGCGCCAACCTTTCACGGTGCGCTGGTGGATCAGGCCTACGCGCAGAAGTATCCGGAAGTTGTCGTCGCGTACTTGCGCGCGAGCATCGAAGCCAACCAATTGCTGGCGGCGGAGCCTGAGAAGTACAGCGAACTGATCGCCAAAGTCACCGGCGTCGATGCCGAAGTGAATTACCTGTTCCACGGTCCGCTCGGTGTGCAGACCCGTGACTTGAGCTGGAAACCTGAATACCGACAAGCCGTCGGCACCGCGATCGATACGTTGAAGCTGCTGAAGAAAGCCGATCGCGGGCTCGATCTGCAGCATTTCATCGACGATCAATACATTCGCGCAGCGTTCAAGGCGTCGAATCTGGATTACACCGCGCAGTTGGCCAACTACGCACAGACGCCGCTGCTCGGCGTTGATGCGGCAACGGGCAAGGCGATCACTGACTTCAGCCACGTTGCCGAAATCTGGGTGCGCGGCGAGGAAAAAGTGCGGCGTTATGGCTCGGCGGAATCGGCGTTTAGCGCGCTGGCAGCGTTGAAGCAGGAAGGCAAAAACATCCGCGCGGTATATGCCCAGGCCAGCGACAGCGGGATCAAGTTGCTCGCCGAGCAGGCTTGGTTTGCCAGCGATGCCAAGGGTCGCCTGAGTGCATTTTTACTCAAGGGCCAGGCCCAGCAATACGCGACGGCGCAGGGTGGCAAGGTTTTCGACTTCACTGATGCCACTACCCAAGCGGTTGCTGCTCGCTGA
- a CDS encoding fumarate reductase/succinate dehydrogenase flavoprotein subunit yields MTRNVHEQEYDIVVIGGGTAGPMAAIKAKEKNRDLRVLLVDKANVKRSGAISMGMDGLNNAIIPGHSTPEQYTKEITIANDGIVNQAAVYAYATHSFETIEQLDRWGVKFEKDETGDYAVKKVHHMGAYVLPMPEGHDIKKVLYRQLKRARVSITNRLVCTRLLTDEEGAVNGVMGFDCRTADFHVIKAKAVILACGAAGRLGLPSSGYLMGTYENPTNAGDGYAMAYHAGAELANLECFQINPLIKDYNGPACAYVTGPLGGYTANNKGERFIECDYWSGQMMWEFHQELESGNGPVFLKLDHLAEETIQNIEEILHSNERPSRGQFHANRGTDYRTQMVEMHISEIGFCSGHSASGVWVNERAETSVKGLYSAGDMAAVPHNYMLGAFTYGWFAGHNAADFVAGREFSALDAEQIAKEKARVYAPLDREQGLPPAQVEYKLRRFVNDYLQPPKVTKKMQIGLQRFSDIERDLEQMKANNAHELMRAMETSVIRDCAEMAARASLFRAESRWGLYHYRVDHPQRNDSEWFCHCHLKKGEDGRMTSFKKAIEPYIIPLDAEEMQAYDRLRVGAFAA; encoded by the coding sequence ATGACCCGCAACGTTCATGAGCAAGAATACGACATCGTCGTGATTGGCGGCGGTACGGCCGGGCCGATGGCCGCAATCAAGGCCAAAGAGAAGAACCGCGATTTGCGTGTGCTGCTGGTCGACAAGGCCAACGTCAAACGCAGCGGCGCGATCAGCATGGGCATGGACGGGCTGAACAACGCGATCATTCCAGGCCACTCGACACCGGAGCAGTACACCAAGGAAATCACCATCGCCAACGACGGCATCGTCAACCAGGCTGCCGTTTACGCCTATGCGACGCACAGCTTTGAAACCATCGAGCAGCTGGACCGCTGGGGCGTGAAATTCGAGAAGGATGAAACCGGCGACTACGCGGTGAAAAAGGTTCACCACATGGGCGCCTATGTGCTGCCGATGCCGGAAGGGCACGACATCAAAAAGGTGCTTTATCGCCAACTCAAACGCGCGCGGGTGAGCATCACCAATCGGCTGGTGTGCACGCGTTTGCTGACCGACGAGGAGGGCGCGGTCAACGGTGTGATGGGCTTCGACTGCCGCACTGCCGACTTTCATGTGATCAAGGCCAAAGCCGTGATCCTTGCGTGCGGCGCGGCCGGGCGTCTCGGCCTGCCATCGTCGGGTTACTTGATGGGCACCTACGAAAACCCGACCAACGCTGGCGACGGCTATGCGATGGCCTATCACGCCGGCGCCGAACTGGCCAACCTCGAGTGCTTCCAGATCAACCCGCTGATCAAGGATTACAATGGTCCGGCCTGCGCCTACGTCACCGGCCCGCTGGGTGGCTACACCGCCAACAACAAGGGCGAACGCTTCATCGAATGCGACTACTGGAGCGGGCAGATGATGTGGGAATTTCACCAGGAGCTGGAAAGCGGCAACGGCCCGGTGTTCCTCAAACTCGATCACTTGGCTGAGGAAACCATCCAGAACATCGAGGAGATTCTGCACAGCAACGAGCGCCCCAGCCGTGGCCAGTTCCACGCTAATCGCGGCACTGATTACCGCACGCAGATGGTGGAAATGCACATCTCCGAGATCGGCTTCTGCAGTGGTCACTCGGCGTCCGGCGTGTGGGTCAACGAGCGCGCCGAGACGTCGGTGAAAGGCTTGTATTCGGCCGGCGACATGGCGGCGGTGCCGCACAACTACATGCTCGGCGCGTTCACTTACGGCTGGTTCGCCGGGCACAACGCCGCGGATTTTGTCGCCGGACGCGAGTTTTCCGCGCTCGATGCCGAGCAGATCGCAAAGGAAAAGGCTCGGGTCTACGCACCGTTGGATCGCGAACAGGGTCTGCCACCGGCGCAGGTCGAGTACAAGCTGCGGCGCTTCGTCAACGATTACCTGCAGCCGCCGAAGGTCACCAAAAAAATGCAGATCGGCCTGCAACGGTTCAGCGACATTGAGCGCGATCTCGAGCAGATGAAGGCGAACAACGCGCACGAGCTGATGCGCGCGATGGAAACCAGCGTCATCCGCGACTGCGCCGAAATGGCCGCCCGTGCCTCGCTGTTCCGCGCTGAAAGCCGTTGGGGCCTGTATCACTATCGCGTCGATCATCCGCAGCGCAACGACAGCGAATGGTTCTGTCATTGCCATTTGAAAAAGGGCGAGGACGGCCGAATGACCAGTTTCAAGAAAGCCATCGAACCCTACATCATCCCGCTCGATGCCGAGGAAATGCAGGCATACGACCGCTTGCGCGTCGGCGCTTTCGCCGCTTGA
- a CDS encoding Dyp-type peroxidase, protein MSQYQPGILATPVPSQARHLFFALASVEALPQALDNLMSQVDGASAVVGFGESLVKALNVQIDGLRSFPAMTGVGVNNPSTQHALWVWLHGVDRGELLNRCNALEAALAPALRLVDMQEAFRHKDGHDLTGYEDGTENPHDQAAIAAALQSQGGEGLVGGSFAAIQQWQHDLKGFHALSANDKDDIMGRRLSDNEEIEEAPISAHVKRTAQESFAPEAFVVRRSMPWIEGDRAGLMFLAFGFSLDAFEAQLRRMSGLEDGIADGLYRISRPITGGYYWCPPRKDGHLDLRALRIG, encoded by the coding sequence ATGAGTCAGTACCAGCCGGGCATTCTTGCCACCCCTGTTCCGTCGCAAGCACGTCACTTGTTCTTCGCCCTTGCGTCGGTTGAAGCGCTGCCGCAGGCGCTCGACAACCTGATGAGTCAGGTGGACGGCGCGTCGGCGGTGGTCGGTTTTGGTGAGTCGCTCGTCAAGGCCCTCAACGTGCAGATCGACGGCCTGCGCAGCTTCCCTGCAATGACGGGCGTTGGCGTGAACAACCCGTCGACCCAGCATGCGTTGTGGGTGTGGTTGCACGGTGTCGATCGCGGCGAACTGCTCAACCGTTGCAATGCCCTCGAAGCAGCGCTCGCCCCGGCGCTGCGTCTGGTCGACATGCAGGAAGCCTTCCGCCACAAGGACGGCCACGACCTGACCGGTTACGAAGACGGCACCGAAAATCCCCATGACCAAGCAGCCATCGCGGCCGCGCTGCAAAGTCAGGGCGGCGAAGGGCTGGTCGGCGGCAGCTTCGCCGCGATTCAGCAGTGGCAGCACGACCTCAAGGGTTTCCACGCGTTGTCCGCCAATGACAAGGACGACATCATGGGCCGTCGCCTCAGCGACAACGAGGAAATCGAAGAAGCGCCGATCTCCGCCCACGTCAAACGCACCGCGCAGGAAAGCTTTGCCCCGGAAGCCTTTGTCGTCCGCCGCTCGATGCCGTGGATCGAAGGTGATCGCGCCGGCCTGATGTTCCTCGCTTTCGGCTTTTCGCTGGACGCCTTCGAAGCGCAACTGCGGCGCATGAGCGGTCTCGAAGACGGCATCGCCGATGGCCTGTATCGCATCAGCCGGCCGATCACCGGCGGCTACTACTGGTGCCCGCCGCGCAAGGACGGCCACCTCGATCTGCGCGCCCTGCGCATCGGCTGA